A window of Cryptomeria japonica chromosome 3, Sugi_1.0, whole genome shotgun sequence contains these coding sequences:
- the LOC131070375 gene encoding GBF-interacting protein 1-like isoform X1 codes for MSGAVRSGGTVSIPASVRKTIQNLKEIAGHHSDEEIYAMLKECSMDPNETAQKLLYQDPFHEVKRKRDKRKENVSNKDSVDSRSRPGGQGRGGRGGRGSYPPRYISYDAGSGRGSNTSKENGSYQSVNKVNLESANPPPATSQNAQTKTNVPCTSSLPTTTIGASFLPNGNSSNVRTPQVQAQVGGWSAATGNSTMADVLKSNGAQQVQTQLQSAPPATSVIVQGQPTLGSQQYITSMISTSVSGVYSSSSDPVLVPSLDTRVSGAVGTIKREVGAQRLNIDQATGSHDNKSALSNSSNSLQKSQSSISDAVDSEAKVLAIENSATVHSFSHDRNASKSQTVDGDHRLSETQPQATNSTSTASSVSRSSGMANHYNVRPQQFVGPQKAVGPNKEWKPKATNQIASTSPGIIGTSTVSTSASEISRSPSPASNCVTIEDTAKLHKKLEEMHVQDDQHVIMPNHLQVPEIEHTGLSFGSFDASFGVNFGTSYLNDDESEKSSTPLSEESQGTEEAVEEPPSSTNTASVTPHENYSHHPQESSTTVDDIPSTNDVAVPINPTVASQSDPTKVEVVGLPGPPQYSLVQTAPNYPNIGLVTPGSQYPSYEHSEPQLRDASRFPNFVQPAYDPSTSFYTPIVRPSSDGDIRFSPFLGSATATKYNGNLTILSGQNGPSSQESGNSLVLSNAGATALATQAAGIVQPSIALPQQTVPVFRQPASVHIQHYPPNYIPYHPYMSHVYVPPPTMHNFVGNSGFAQLPAGSSYPPAAAGSSYPPAGAGVKYSLSSQYKPGTASGNSPHIGVPAGYGSYTTAPSGYSASPTVTAGNVSGSDDIGGSHYKENNLYIAGQQAEGSGLWFPQQPRDLLGVQANSYYNMQQIPHSQHVTYAHTQGGHAAFSGLYHPTQSGPAPNAHPMLQQTQALGAAVGAQPGVYQQPQRAQLSWPNNY; via the exons AATGTGAGTAACAAAGATTCAGTAGATTCAAGGTCAAGACCAGGCGGTCAAGGACGAGGTGGAAGGGGAGGCAGAGGAAGCTATCCTCCAAGATATATCTCATATG ATGCAGGTAGTGGTAGGGGCTCTAACACGTCAAAGGAGAATGGAAGCTATCAGAGTGTTAACAAGGTTAACTTAGAGTCTGCCAACCCTCCTCCGGCAACATCACAGAATGCACAGACTAAGACAAATGTTCCTTGCACAAG TTCTTTGCCTACAACCACGATTGGGGCTTCTTTTCTACCCAATGGGAACTCATCAAATGTACGCACTCCACAAGTTCAAGCTCAGGTAGGAGGTTGGAGTGCTGCTACTGGAAATAGTACTATGGCTGATGTTCTGAAGTCAAATGGTGCACAGCAAGTTCAAACTCAACTGCAAAGTGCCCCCCCTGCAACTTCTGTGATAGTGCAAGGGCAACCGACACTCGGTTCACAACAGTATATTACCTCAATGATCTCAACATCTGTTTCAGGGGTCTATTCATCCTCATCAGATCCTGTGCTGGTGCCGTCCCTTGATACTCGTGTTTCCGGTGCAGTAGGAACAATTAAGCGTGAAGTTGGAGCTCAACGACTCAATATTGACCAGGCCACTGGTTCCCATGATAACAAGTCTGCTTTGTCCAACTCGTCGAATTCTTTGCAAAAATCTCAATCAAGTATATCTGATGCAGTCGATTCAGAGGCAAAGGTATTGGCAATTGAGAATTCTGCAACTGTACATTCCTTTTCTCATGATCGGAATGCCAGTAAGTCTCAAACTGTCGATGGGGATCATCGTTTATCAGAAACACAACCCCAGGCAACCAATTCTACATCAACAGCATCTTCTGTGAGCAGATCTTCTGGCATGGCTAATCACTATAATGTCAGACCTCAGCAATTTGTTGGTCCTCAGAAAG CAGTTGGACCGAATAAGGAATGGAAACCAAAGGCAACAAATCAGATTGCAAGCACTAGTCCTGGAATAATAGGTACATCCACTGTGAGCACTAGTGCTTCTGAAATCAGCAGATCACCTTCTCCGGCATCAAATTGTGTGACAATTGAAGATACAGCCAAATTGCATAAAAAGTTAGAAGAGATGCATGTTCAAGATGATCAACATGTTATAAtgccaaatcatcttcaagttcCTGAAATTGAGCATACGGGTCTTAGTTTTGGAAGCTTTGATGCAAGCTTTGGAGTTAATTTTGGTACAAGTTATCTCAATGATGATGAAAGTGAGAAGAGCTCCACTCCTTTGTCTGAAGAATCTCAAGGGACAGAAGAAGCTGTTGAGGAACCTCCATCCAG CACAAACACTGCTTCTGTCACTCCACATGAGAATTATTCTCATCATCCGCAAGAGTCTTCCACCACAGTGGATGACATTCCTTCAACTAATGATGTTGCAGTTCCTATTAATCCAACTGTGGCATCACAATCTGATCCAACCAAGGTAGAGGTGGTGGGTCTGCCAGGTCCTCCTCAGTATTCTCTTGTCCAGACTGCTCCAAACTATCCTAATATTGGTCTGGTGACACCGGGAAGCCAGTACCCTTCTTATGAACATTCTGAGCCTCAGCTACGTGATGCTTCACGTTTTCCGAATTTTGTG CAACCAGCTTATGATCCTTCAACAAGCTTTTACACTCCAATAGTCAGACCTAGTTCTGATGGAGACATTCGTTTCTCTCCATTTCTTGGATCTGCTACTGCTACCAAGTACAATGGAAATCTCACAATTTTATCAGGTCAAAATGGACCATCATCACAAGAG AGTGGAAACTCTTTGGTACTCTCTAATGCAGGCGCCACAGCTTTAGCAACCCAAGCAGCTGGAATTGTGCAGCCTTCGATAGCATTGCCTCAGCAGACTGTGCCTGTCTTTCGTCAACCTGCTAGTGTACATATTCAACACTACCCTCCTAACTATATCCCATACCATCCATATATGTCACATGTGTATGTGCCGCCCCCAACAATGCATAATTTTGTAGGCAATAGTGGTTTTGCCCAGCTTCCTGCTGGTAGTTCGTATCCCCCAGCTGCTGCTGGTAGTTCATATCCTCCAGCTGGTGCTGGTGTAAAATACTCACTGTCATCACAGTATAAGCCAGGGACTGCTAGTGGGAACTCTCCCCACATTGGCGTTCCTGCAGGTTATGGTAGCTATACTACAGCTCCATCAGGATATAGTGCAAGTCCTACCGTAACTGCAGGAAATGTATCAGGTAGTGATGATATTGGAGGATCTCATTATAAAGAAAATAATTTGTATATTGCTGGTCAGCAG GCTGAAGGATCTGGACTATGGTTTCCTCAACAGCCTCGAGATCTTCTAGGGGTGCAAGCGAATTCCTACTACAACATGCAGCAAATTCCTCACAGTCAACATGTAACATATGCACACACCCAGGGTGGTCATGCAGCATTTTCTGGTTTGTATCATCCAACACAGTCGGGGCCTGCTCCAAATGCCCACCCAATGCTTCAGCAAACACAAGCATTGGGAGCAGCTGTTGGTGCTCAGCCAGGCGTTTATCAGCAGCCACAACGTGCTCAACTGAGTTGGCCCAATAATTACTGA
- the LOC131070375 gene encoding GBF-interacting protein 1-like isoform X2 codes for MSGAVRSGGTVSIPASVRKTIQNLKEIAGHHSDEEIYAMLKECSMDPNETAQKLLYQDPFHEVKRKRDKRKENVSNKDSVDSRSRPGGQGRGGRGGRGSYPPRYISYDAGSGRGSNTSKENGSYQSVNKVNLESANPPPATSQNAQTKTNVPCTSSLPTTTIGASFLPNGNSSNVRTPQVQAQVGGWSAATGNSTMADVLKSNGAQQVQTQLQSAPPATSVIVQGQPTLGSQQYITSMISTSVSGVYSSSSDPVLVPSLDTRVSGAVGTIKREVGAQRLNIDQATGSHDNKSALSNSSNSLQKSQSSISDAVDSEAKVLAIENSATVHSFSHDRNASKSQTVDGDHRLSETQPQATNSTSTASSVSRSSGMANHYNVRPQQFVGPQKVGPNKEWKPKATNQIASTSPGIIGTSTVSTSASEISRSPSPASNCVTIEDTAKLHKKLEEMHVQDDQHVIMPNHLQVPEIEHTGLSFGSFDASFGVNFGTSYLNDDESEKSSTPLSEESQGTEEAVEEPPSSTNTASVTPHENYSHHPQESSTTVDDIPSTNDVAVPINPTVASQSDPTKVEVVGLPGPPQYSLVQTAPNYPNIGLVTPGSQYPSYEHSEPQLRDASRFPNFVQPAYDPSTSFYTPIVRPSSDGDIRFSPFLGSATATKYNGNLTILSGQNGPSSQESGNSLVLSNAGATALATQAAGIVQPSIALPQQTVPVFRQPASVHIQHYPPNYIPYHPYMSHVYVPPPTMHNFVGNSGFAQLPAGSSYPPAAAGSSYPPAGAGVKYSLSSQYKPGTASGNSPHIGVPAGYGSYTTAPSGYSASPTVTAGNVSGSDDIGGSHYKENNLYIAGQQAEGSGLWFPQQPRDLLGVQANSYYNMQQIPHSQHVTYAHTQGGHAAFSGLYHPTQSGPAPNAHPMLQQTQALGAAVGAQPGVYQQPQRAQLSWPNNY; via the exons AATGTGAGTAACAAAGATTCAGTAGATTCAAGGTCAAGACCAGGCGGTCAAGGACGAGGTGGAAGGGGAGGCAGAGGAAGCTATCCTCCAAGATATATCTCATATG ATGCAGGTAGTGGTAGGGGCTCTAACACGTCAAAGGAGAATGGAAGCTATCAGAGTGTTAACAAGGTTAACTTAGAGTCTGCCAACCCTCCTCCGGCAACATCACAGAATGCACAGACTAAGACAAATGTTCCTTGCACAAG TTCTTTGCCTACAACCACGATTGGGGCTTCTTTTCTACCCAATGGGAACTCATCAAATGTACGCACTCCACAAGTTCAAGCTCAGGTAGGAGGTTGGAGTGCTGCTACTGGAAATAGTACTATGGCTGATGTTCTGAAGTCAAATGGTGCACAGCAAGTTCAAACTCAACTGCAAAGTGCCCCCCCTGCAACTTCTGTGATAGTGCAAGGGCAACCGACACTCGGTTCACAACAGTATATTACCTCAATGATCTCAACATCTGTTTCAGGGGTCTATTCATCCTCATCAGATCCTGTGCTGGTGCCGTCCCTTGATACTCGTGTTTCCGGTGCAGTAGGAACAATTAAGCGTGAAGTTGGAGCTCAACGACTCAATATTGACCAGGCCACTGGTTCCCATGATAACAAGTCTGCTTTGTCCAACTCGTCGAATTCTTTGCAAAAATCTCAATCAAGTATATCTGATGCAGTCGATTCAGAGGCAAAGGTATTGGCAATTGAGAATTCTGCAACTGTACATTCCTTTTCTCATGATCGGAATGCCAGTAAGTCTCAAACTGTCGATGGGGATCATCGTTTATCAGAAACACAACCCCAGGCAACCAATTCTACATCAACAGCATCTTCTGTGAGCAGATCTTCTGGCATGGCTAATCACTATAATGTCAGACCTCAGCAATTTGTTGGTCCTCAGAAAG TTGGACCGAATAAGGAATGGAAACCAAAGGCAACAAATCAGATTGCAAGCACTAGTCCTGGAATAATAGGTACATCCACTGTGAGCACTAGTGCTTCTGAAATCAGCAGATCACCTTCTCCGGCATCAAATTGTGTGACAATTGAAGATACAGCCAAATTGCATAAAAAGTTAGAAGAGATGCATGTTCAAGATGATCAACATGTTATAAtgccaaatcatcttcaagttcCTGAAATTGAGCATACGGGTCTTAGTTTTGGAAGCTTTGATGCAAGCTTTGGAGTTAATTTTGGTACAAGTTATCTCAATGATGATGAAAGTGAGAAGAGCTCCACTCCTTTGTCTGAAGAATCTCAAGGGACAGAAGAAGCTGTTGAGGAACCTCCATCCAG CACAAACACTGCTTCTGTCACTCCACATGAGAATTATTCTCATCATCCGCAAGAGTCTTCCACCACAGTGGATGACATTCCTTCAACTAATGATGTTGCAGTTCCTATTAATCCAACTGTGGCATCACAATCTGATCCAACCAAGGTAGAGGTGGTGGGTCTGCCAGGTCCTCCTCAGTATTCTCTTGTCCAGACTGCTCCAAACTATCCTAATATTGGTCTGGTGACACCGGGAAGCCAGTACCCTTCTTATGAACATTCTGAGCCTCAGCTACGTGATGCTTCACGTTTTCCGAATTTTGTG CAACCAGCTTATGATCCTTCAACAAGCTTTTACACTCCAATAGTCAGACCTAGTTCTGATGGAGACATTCGTTTCTCTCCATTTCTTGGATCTGCTACTGCTACCAAGTACAATGGAAATCTCACAATTTTATCAGGTCAAAATGGACCATCATCACAAGAG AGTGGAAACTCTTTGGTACTCTCTAATGCAGGCGCCACAGCTTTAGCAACCCAAGCAGCTGGAATTGTGCAGCCTTCGATAGCATTGCCTCAGCAGACTGTGCCTGTCTTTCGTCAACCTGCTAGTGTACATATTCAACACTACCCTCCTAACTATATCCCATACCATCCATATATGTCACATGTGTATGTGCCGCCCCCAACAATGCATAATTTTGTAGGCAATAGTGGTTTTGCCCAGCTTCCTGCTGGTAGTTCGTATCCCCCAGCTGCTGCTGGTAGTTCATATCCTCCAGCTGGTGCTGGTGTAAAATACTCACTGTCATCACAGTATAAGCCAGGGACTGCTAGTGGGAACTCTCCCCACATTGGCGTTCCTGCAGGTTATGGTAGCTATACTACAGCTCCATCAGGATATAGTGCAAGTCCTACCGTAACTGCAGGAAATGTATCAGGTAGTGATGATATTGGAGGATCTCATTATAAAGAAAATAATTTGTATATTGCTGGTCAGCAG GCTGAAGGATCTGGACTATGGTTTCCTCAACAGCCTCGAGATCTTCTAGGGGTGCAAGCGAATTCCTACTACAACATGCAGCAAATTCCTCACAGTCAACATGTAACATATGCACACACCCAGGGTGGTCATGCAGCATTTTCTGGTTTGTATCATCCAACACAGTCGGGGCCTGCTCCAAATGCCCACCCAATGCTTCAGCAAACACAAGCATTGGGAGCAGCTGTTGGTGCTCAGCCAGGCGTTTATCAGCAGCCACAACGTGCTCAACTGAGTTGGCCCAATAATTACTGA